A genomic segment from Vagococcus zengguangii encodes:
- the cdd gene encoding cytidine deaminase yields MGVDKKNEWVQLAQDAYTNSYVPYSHFPVGACLVAKDGQVFTGVNVENASFGLTNCAERTAFFKAVSEGQTEFQHLVVAAKSDDPVAPCGACRQVMIEFCEPTMGVTLVSKDGQLKETTVGELLPYSFTDKQMEGN; encoded by the coding sequence ATGGGTGTAGACAAGAAAAATGAGTGGGTACAATTAGCGCAAGATGCTTATACCAATTCATATGTACCGTATTCACATTTTCCAGTAGGTGCTTGCTTAGTCGCTAAAGATGGCCAAGTGTTTACCGGTGTGAACGTTGAAAATGCGTCATTCGGTTTAACAAACTGTGCTGAAAGAACCGCCTTTTTTAAGGCTGTATCAGAAGGACAGACAGAATTTCAACATTTAGTGGTCGCAGCTAAATCAGATGATCCGGTTGCTCCATGTGGCGCTTGTCGTCAAGTAATGATTGAATTTTGTGAGCCAACAATGGGCGTGACGTTAGTCAGCAAAGACGGCCAACTTAAAGAAACAACAGTAGGAGAATTGTTACCTTATTCTTTTACTGATAAACAAATGGAAGGTAACTAA
- a CDS encoding biotin--[acetyl-CoA-carboxylase] ligase produces the protein MKENLLNYLMKHARQIISKQQLLTLFPENFEQSFADIQRDYYLKESESSVIFYPEVPLSVARITEQLLGAWPTLTVTWHASLSSTNTVMKEQIQTGVLSNNEPHLLITDAQTAGRGRLGRSFISDSYNGLYMSLFIPFKLTTGDLPPFTLIAAAALTQALKSLDNFDIKIKWVNDLYLNRKKVAGILTETTTDYETNQINGVIVGTGINISAFPEQIPTELRDKMGTLFEPGKETITREQLINAYLTQFSLLLNDKTKQYYPIYCDHSLILGKDISFHKDGQTITGQAVKIFEDGRLLVTLPDLSTITLLAGEISLQSY, from the coding sequence ATGAAAGAAAACTTACTCAATTACTTAATGAAACACGCAAGACAAATCATTTCAAAACAACAGTTACTCACACTTTTCCCAGAAAATTTTGAGCAATCTTTTGCTGATATACAACGCGATTATTATCTTAAAGAATCTGAAAGTAGCGTCATTTTTTATCCAGAAGTCCCATTATCTGTAGCGCGTATAACCGAACAATTACTTGGTGCATGGCCAACGCTTACGGTCACGTGGCACGCCTCACTCTCCTCAACGAATACTGTGATGAAAGAACAGATTCAAACAGGTGTGTTATCAAATAATGAACCTCACTTACTAATTACAGATGCGCAAACAGCTGGTCGTGGACGTTTGGGACGCTCGTTTATATCAGATAGTTACAATGGACTTTATATGAGTCTTTTTATTCCCTTCAAGCTGACAACAGGCGACTTGCCACCTTTTACGTTGATAGCTGCCGCAGCACTAACCCAAGCATTAAAAAGTTTGGATAATTTTGACATTAAAATCAAGTGGGTCAATGATTTATATCTTAACCGCAAAAAAGTTGCAGGAATTTTGACCGAAACAACGACTGATTATGAAACCAATCAAATAAATGGCGTCATTGTCGGAACAGGCATCAACATCAGTGCGTTCCCGGAACAAATCCCGACTGAATTACGTGATAAAATGGGCACCTTGTTTGAACCCGGTAAAGAGACTATCACACGTGAACAATTAATTAACGCCTATTTAACCCAATTTTCTTTGTTACTAAACGATAAAACAAAGCAGTACTATCCAATTTATTGCGATCATTCGCTAATTTTAGGTAAAGACATTAGTTTCCATAAGGACGGACAGACTATTACTGGACAAGCCGTAAAAATTTTTGAAGATGGCCGACTACTTGTTACCTTGCCTGATTTGTCAACTATCACCTTATTAGCGGGTGAAATTAGTTTGCAGTCTTACTAA
- a CDS encoding ABC transporter permease — MDLSTIASLVTQTLIYATPLILTALGGVFSERAGVVNVGLEGIMVMGAFSSIVFNLSFAEQLGAWTPWVGVLVGGLTGMVFSLIHAVATVSFRADHIISGTVVNLMAPSLAIFLVKVIYQKGQTDNIRESFGYFTFEGLSKIPVLGPIFFEGTSLPAYFAVAVAIIAWFVLSKTKFGLRLRAVGENPQAADTLGINVYAMRYAGVLISGFLGGMGGAVFAQQIAGRFAVTTISGQGFIAMAAMIFGKWNPLGAMASAIFFGFAQNISISGSNLPVISSIPAVYLQAAPYVLTILVLVIFLGKASGPKANGKNYIKSK; from the coding sequence ATGGACTTATCTACAATTGCTTCACTAGTGACGCAAACCCTAATTTATGCAACACCTTTAATTTTAACAGCGTTAGGTGGTGTCTTCTCAGAACGTGCTGGGGTTGTAAACGTCGGTCTTGAAGGTATCATGGTAATGGGCGCATTCAGCTCAATCGTGTTTAACTTAAGTTTCGCTGAACAACTAGGTGCTTGGACGCCTTGGGTGGGTGTGTTAGTCGGTGGTTTAACTGGTATGGTCTTTTCATTAATCCATGCGGTAGCAACCGTAAGTTTCCGTGCTGACCACATTATCTCTGGTACGGTGGTTAACTTAATGGCACCGTCACTAGCGATTTTCTTAGTTAAAGTTATTTATCAAAAAGGTCAAACAGATAACATTCGTGAAAGTTTTGGTTACTTCACATTTGAAGGTTTATCAAAAATTCCAGTCTTAGGGCCAATTTTCTTTGAAGGTACAAGTTTACCAGCTTACTTTGCAGTCGCGGTAGCGATTATTGCTTGGTTCGTGTTGAGTAAAACAAAGTTTGGTTTACGTTTACGTGCGGTTGGGGAAAATCCTCAAGCGGCGGATACATTAGGTATTAATGTTTATGCTATGCGTTATGCTGGTGTATTAATTTCTGGTTTCTTAGGTGGTATGGGTGGTGCCGTTTTCGCTCAACAAATTGCGGGACGCTTCGCCGTAACAACTATCTCAGGTCAAGGATTTATCGCGATGGCTGCGATGATCTTCGGTAAATGGAACCCGCTTGGTGCGATGGCTTCTGCGATCTTCTTCGGATTTGCGCAAAACATCAGTATCTCAGGTTCAAACTTACCAGTGATTTCATCAATTCCAGCTGTTTATTTACAAGCAGCACCATACGTCCTAACTATTTTAGTCCTAGTTATTTTCTTAGGAAAAGCATCTGGACCTAAAGCAAACGGGAAGAACTATATCAAATCTAAATAA
- a CDS encoding pyrimidine-nucleoside phosphorylase: protein MRMVDLIEKKRDGGSLSKEEIEFIVSGYTDGSIPDYQMSAFLMSTFFQDMSDEEITHLTLAMAHSGDMIDLASIDGVKVDKHSTGGVGDTTTIVLAPLVAAVGVPVAKMSGRGLGHTGGTIDKLESIPNFKVEIPSDDFIRLVNDTKVAVTGQSADLAPADKKMYALRDVTATVNSIPLIASSIMSKKIASGADAIVLDVTTGDGAFMKNIDDAKRLAHTMVRIGKLAGRQTMAVISNMSEPLGNAIGNSLEVIEAIEMLKGTGPKDLEELVYTLGSQMVVLAKKAETLEEARALLEEALHSGKALDKFREMIINQGGDPSVIDDYTKFGEAKYVYEVPAKQAGFVSDIQAESIGVAAMMLGAGRKTKEESIDYTVGLILNKKVGAEVTEGDSLVTVYSNTENVEEVIQKIYDSITIGDSAEEPKLIHGIVTE, encoded by the coding sequence ATGAGAATGGTCGATTTAATAGAAAAAAAGCGTGATGGTGGTAGTCTGTCTAAGGAAGAAATTGAATTTATTGTTAGTGGTTACACTGATGGTTCAATTCCAGATTATCAGATGAGCGCTTTTTTAATGAGTACATTTTTCCAAGATATGTCTGATGAAGAAATTACTCATTTAACACTGGCAATGGCACATTCAGGCGATATGATTGACTTAGCTTCAATCGATGGTGTGAAGGTGGATAAACATTCAACCGGTGGTGTTGGTGATACAACAACAATCGTGTTAGCACCATTAGTGGCAGCAGTTGGCGTGCCAGTTGCAAAAATGTCTGGTCGTGGCTTAGGTCATACAGGTGGTACGATTGATAAGCTAGAATCGATTCCTAATTTTAAAGTTGAAATCCCTAGCGACGATTTTATCCGTTTGGTGAACGATACGAAAGTAGCCGTAACCGGTCAGTCAGCTGACTTGGCGCCAGCCGATAAAAAAATGTATGCCCTACGTGATGTAACAGCGACTGTTAATTCAATTCCATTGATTGCTAGCTCAATTATGAGTAAAAAAATCGCATCTGGTGCTGACGCAATTGTCCTTGATGTGACAACTGGTGATGGTGCCTTTATGAAGAACATTGATGATGCGAAACGTTTAGCGCATACTATGGTAAGAATTGGTAAATTAGCTGGTCGTCAAACAATGGCGGTTATTTCCAATATGTCTGAGCCATTAGGTAATGCGATTGGTAATTCGTTAGAAGTCATTGAAGCTATTGAGATGCTAAAAGGAACAGGTCCTAAAGATTTAGAAGAACTTGTTTATACGTTAGGTAGTCAAATGGTTGTTTTAGCTAAAAAAGCTGAAACACTTGAAGAAGCGCGTGCTTTATTAGAAGAAGCGTTACATTCAGGTAAAGCATTAGACAAGTTTAGAGAAATGATTATTAATCAAGGGGGCGACCCAAGTGTGATTGATGATTATACTAAATTTGGTGAAGCGAAATATGTTTACGAAGTACCAGCTAAACAAGCAGGATTCGTTAGCGATATCCAAGCAGAAAGTATTGGGGTAGCAGCGATGATGTTAGGAGCAGGTCGTAAAACAAAAGAAGAATCAATTGATTATACAGTTGGTTTAATCTTAAACAAAAAAGTCGGCGCTGAGGTAACAGAAGGTGATTCACTCGTAACCGTGTACTCAAACACAGAAAACGTTGAAGAAGTTATCCAAAAAATCTACGACAGCATCACAATTGGTGATTCAGCTGAAGAGCCAAAATTAATTCACGGCATTGTAACCGAGTAA
- a CDS encoding ABC transporter permease codes for MDNSTSNLKKVLVPVLSVLLGFLLGAIIMWVSGYDAIAGYKTMINTAFVNPQTGAINPKSIGEIFVTAGPLIFTGLGFAVANTAGFFNIGLSGQALCGWVASIWTVLAMQGMPKLVVVPVAVIVGALAGALAAAIPGALRAFFGTSEVIVTIMMNYILLYMSTHIVNNVMSESMIQTKGVTKNIGLEGSLRTEWLGQISNGSRLNLGIFLAIAFLVLVWFLLKKTTLGLEIRSVGLNPFASEYAGMSSKRTIIISMVISGALAGLGGVVQGLGTFNNFFVQGSSLSIGFDGMAVSLLGSGTSVGILISALLFSVLKLGGQGMQFAGIPPELVDVVIASIIFFIGISFIIKLFIDKVIKDKKAEEIDLKPTPSNENNEGGTI; via the coding sequence ATGGATAATAGTACGAGCAATTTGAAAAAAGTACTGGTACCCGTATTATCAGTGCTTCTAGGATTCCTTTTAGGAGCGATTATCATGTGGGTGTCAGGTTATGACGCTATCGCAGGATACAAAACAATGATCAACACAGCCTTCGTTAATCCACAAACAGGGGCAATTAATCCGAAGAGTATCGGTGAAATTTTTGTAACAGCGGGACCTCTAATCTTTACTGGTTTAGGGTTTGCGGTCGCTAATACAGCTGGTTTCTTCAATATCGGGTTATCAGGTCAAGCGTTATGTGGCTGGGTCGCAAGTATTTGGACAGTGTTAGCTATGCAAGGTATGCCTAAATTAGTCGTGGTACCTGTTGCAGTGATTGTAGGGGCATTAGCCGGTGCATTAGCTGCTGCAATTCCAGGGGCGTTACGTGCGTTCTTTGGGACAAGTGAAGTTATTGTAACTATTATGATGAACTATATTTTACTTTATATGAGTACTCACATTGTCAATAATGTGATGAGTGAGTCAATGATTCAAACAAAAGGTGTAACAAAAAATATTGGTCTAGAAGGATCACTACGTACGGAGTGGTTAGGTCAAATTTCAAATGGTTCTCGTTTGAACTTAGGGATTTTCTTAGCGATTGCGTTCTTAGTCTTAGTTTGGTTCTTATTAAAGAAAACAACATTAGGTTTAGAAATTCGCTCGGTAGGTTTGAACCCATTCGCCTCTGAGTATGCCGGTATGAGTAGCAAACGTACTATCATTATTTCAATGGTAATTTCAGGTGCGTTAGCTGGTTTAGGTGGGGTTGTTCAAGGTTTAGGAACATTTAACAACTTCTTCGTTCAAGGTTCTTCATTAAGTATTGGTTTTGATGGTATGGCCGTGTCATTATTAGGTTCAGGAACATCAGTCGGTATCTTAATTTCAGCTTTATTATTTAGTGTTTTAAAACTTGGTGGTCAAGGAATGCAGTTTGCTGGTATTCCACCAGAATTAGTTGACGTTGTGATTGCGTCAATCATCTTCTTCATCGGTATTAGCTTTATCATTAAGTTATTCATCGACAAAGTAATCAAAGATAAAAAAGCAGAAGAGATTGATTTAAAACCAACACCAAGCAATGAGAATAATGAAGGGGGAACTATCTAA
- a CDS encoding LacI family DNA-binding transcriptional regulator yields MKVTIKDIAEAAGVSTTTVSQILNNKGDRFSEETRKKVMKVVEEFNYQPDFFAQNMVMRKSKTIGMIVPDVTDFFFSKLIEGIEEQLNSLGYMILLCNTNHDKRLETKYFNELMRRSVEGIVIATPNFLEDEILKNPKVVNREVPLILVDLGKNTRNEGKLLVEEYQGVYDATEYLLKNGHRDIAFLREVGDYYQLSERITGYLNCLEDHEIEHNPRLIESSFLTIRGGYNGTKQLLEKNIPFTALICTNDQMAIGAYQAIMEAGKRVPDDISVIGFDGLEISRFASPALTTVHQPVLDLGRTAGKFMLQAINDPKSKIPNKIFPTKLIIRDSVKRLT; encoded by the coding sequence ATGAAAGTAACAATCAAAGATATCGCTGAAGCGGCTGGTGTATCGACCACGACTGTTTCGCAAATTTTAAATAACAAAGGTGATCGTTTTAGTGAAGAAACACGAAAAAAAGTGATGAAGGTGGTCGAGGAATTTAATTATCAGCCAGACTTTTTCGCTCAAAACATGGTCATGAGAAAATCCAAGACAATTGGCATGATTGTACCAGACGTAACAGATTTCTTTTTCTCTAAGCTAATCGAAGGGATTGAAGAGCAATTAAATTCCTTAGGCTATATGATTTTATTATGTAATACCAATCATGATAAAAGACTGGAAACTAAGTATTTTAATGAATTAATGCGTCGTTCAGTCGAAGGGATTGTCATCGCAACGCCGAACTTCCTTGAAGATGAAATTTTGAAGAATCCTAAAGTAGTCAATCGTGAAGTGCCACTTATTTTGGTCGATCTAGGTAAAAATACACGTAATGAAGGCAAACTGTTGGTTGAAGAATATCAGGGCGTTTATGATGCGACGGAGTATTTACTAAAAAATGGTCATAGAGACATTGCGTTCTTGCGCGAAGTTGGTGATTATTACCAATTATCAGAACGTATTACGGGCTATTTGAACTGTTTAGAAGACCATGAAATCGAACATAATCCACGTCTAATTGAGAGTAGTTTTTTAACCATTCGCGGAGGGTATAACGGGACAAAACAATTACTAGAAAAAAATATTCCATTCACCGCTTTAATTTGTACGAATGATCAAATGGCAATTGGGGCGTATCAAGCCATTATGGAAGCGGGCAAGCGCGTACCAGATGATATTTCAGTCATTGGCTTTGATGGCTTGGAAATTAGTCGGTTTGCTTCACCTGCCTTAACAACTGTTCACCAGCCAGTCCTTGATTTAGGAAGAACTGCGGGTAAATTTATGCTACAGGCAATTAATGATCCAAAGAGTAAAATTCCGAACAAAATTTTCCCAACTAAATTAATTATAAGAGATTCAGTAAAACGATTGACCTAG
- a CDS encoding ABC transporter ATP-binding protein yields MRNITKQFGTFKANDNINLQLEKGEIHALLGENGAGKSTLMNILSGLLEPTSGEILLNGEVVNISGPTAANRMGIGMVHQHFMLIDAFTVTENIVLGSELTKNGVLDQKKARQEIIDVSEKYGLDVDPDAYIRDISVGMQQRVEILKTLYRGADILIFDEPTAVLTPQEIDELIDIMHGLVKEGKSIIIITHKLDEIKKVADRCTVIRRGKSIDTVMVKDVSSQQLADMMVGRSVSFKTDKKEPEPKEVVLSIENLVVKEARGLDAVKNLSLEVRAGEVMGIAGIDGNGQTELIQALTGLKKVESGSIKIKGEEVSTWKPRKITELGVGHVPEDRHKYGLVLDMSLAENIGLQSYYKEPLSKNGVLNYKNINEYARHLIDEYDVRTVNELVPAKALSGGNQQKAIIAREVDRNPDLLIVSQPTRGLDVGAIEYIHKRLIDQRDKDKAVLVVSFELDEILNVSDRIAVLHAGEIVGIVNAKETTENELGLMMAGYSLEEARKELQNSEAGDING; encoded by the coding sequence ATGAGAAATATTACTAAGCAATTTGGCACCTTTAAAGCAAATGATAATATCAATTTGCAATTAGAAAAAGGTGAAATCCATGCGCTATTAGGTGAAAATGGTGCTGGTAAATCAACGTTGATGAACATTTTATCTGGTTTGTTAGAACCGACATCAGGTGAAATTTTATTAAACGGTGAAGTGGTGAATATTTCAGGACCTACAGCGGCTAATCGCATGGGTATCGGGATGGTTCACCAACATTTTATGTTAATTGATGCATTTACTGTTACCGAAAACATTGTATTAGGTAGCGAGTTGACTAAAAATGGTGTACTTGATCAAAAGAAAGCTCGCCAAGAAATTATTGATGTTTCAGAAAAATATGGTTTAGATGTTGATCCTGATGCTTATATCCGTGATATTTCAGTGGGAATGCAGCAACGTGTAGAGATACTTAAAACGCTTTACCGAGGCGCGGATATTTTAATTTTCGATGAACCTACAGCTGTTTTAACACCTCAAGAAATCGACGAATTAATCGATATTATGCACGGTTTAGTTAAAGAAGGTAAGTCAATTATCATCATCACACATAAATTGGATGAAATCAAAAAAGTTGCAGATCGTTGTACCGTTATCCGTCGTGGTAAGAGTATCGACACCGTAATGGTGAAAGATGTATCATCACAACAATTAGCGGACATGATGGTCGGACGTTCTGTTTCATTCAAAACAGATAAAAAAGAGCCTGAACCAAAAGAGGTCGTGTTAAGTATTGAAAACCTAGTCGTAAAAGAAGCGCGTGGTTTAGATGCTGTTAAAAACTTAAGCCTGGAAGTTAGAGCAGGTGAAGTGATGGGGATTGCCGGAATTGACGGTAATGGCCAAACAGAATTGATTCAAGCGTTAACGGGTCTTAAAAAAGTTGAAAGTGGCTCAATCAAAATCAAAGGGGAAGAAGTTAGTACTTGGAAACCTCGTAAGATTACTGAATTAGGTGTCGGTCATGTCCCAGAAGACCGTCATAAATATGGTTTAGTATTAGATATGTCACTAGCTGAAAACATCGGTTTGCAAAGCTATTACAAAGAGCCTTTAAGTAAAAATGGTGTTTTAAATTATAAAAACATTAATGAATATGCACGTCACTTAATTGATGAGTATGATGTGCGTACGGTTAATGAGTTAGTGCCTGCGAAAGCTTTATCAGGTGGTAACCAACAAAAAGCAATTATTGCCCGTGAAGTGGACCGTAATCCAGATTTATTAATCGTGTCACAACCAACACGTGGACTTGACGTTGGAGCGATTGAATACATTCATAAACGTTTAATCGATCAACGTGATAAAGACAAAGCCGTTTTAGTCGTAAGTTTTGAGTTAGACGAAATCTTAAACGTTTCAGATCGCATTGCTGTGTTGCATGCCGGTGAAATCGTGGGGATTGTTAATGCAAAAGAAACAACTGAAAACGAGCTAGGTTTAATGATGGCGGGCTATTCATTAGAAGAAGCACGCAAAGAACTACAAAATTCAGAAGCAGGTGATATCAATGGATAA
- a CDS encoding BMP family lipoprotein: MKKAKLFSLGAATLALGLGLTACGGNNDKTADSGAATGGDVDKAHTVAMVTDIGGVDDRSFNQSAWEGLQAWGKEHGAEKGVNGFDYIQSNDGSEYTTNIDSAVAQGFKTVFGIGYLLQPGIEAAAAQNPDTQFGIIDSVIEGFDNVVSATFKDNEAAYLAGIAAAYTTKTDKVGFIGGEEGVVIDRFEAGFEKGVEDGAAALGKKIEVTAKYAASFGDPAKGKALAADMYKNGADIIYHASGGTGAGLFQEAAALNKDRSSDDKVWVIGVDSDQQAEGVYKNKDGEEDNFTLTSTLKGVGAAVQDISTRALNDEFPGGESLVYGLKDGGVDLTDGFLSDEAKAAVKEAKQNVIDGKVEVPETPAK, from the coding sequence ATGAAAAAGGCAAAACTATTTAGTCTTGGAGCAGCAACATTAGCATTAGGACTTGGATTAACAGCATGTGGTGGTAACAATGACAAGACTGCAGATTCAGGTGCAGCAACTGGTGGCGACGTAGACAAAGCGCATACTGTAGCAATGGTTACGGATATCGGTGGTGTTGATGACCGTTCATTCAACCAATCAGCTTGGGAAGGTTTACAAGCTTGGGGTAAAGAACATGGCGCTGAAAAAGGTGTTAACGGATTCGACTACATCCAATCAAATGATGGATCTGAGTACACAACGAACATTGACTCAGCAGTAGCACAAGGCTTTAAAACAGTATTCGGTATTGGTTACTTATTACAACCAGGTATCGAAGCAGCAGCAGCTCAAAACCCAGATACTCAATTTGGTATCATTGATAGTGTAATTGAAGGATTTGACAATGTTGTATCTGCTACATTTAAAGATAACGAAGCAGCTTACTTAGCTGGTATCGCAGCAGCTTACACAACTAAAACTGACAAAGTAGGTTTCATCGGTGGTGAAGAAGGTGTTGTAATCGACCGTTTTGAAGCAGGTTTTGAAAAAGGTGTTGAAGATGGCGCAGCAGCATTAGGTAAGAAAATTGAAGTAACAGCTAAATATGCAGCATCATTTGGTGATCCAGCTAAAGGTAAAGCCTTAGCAGCTGATATGTACAAAAATGGCGCAGACATTATCTACCATGCATCAGGTGGTACTGGAGCAGGATTATTCCAAGAAGCAGCAGCTTTAAATAAAGACCGCTCAAGTGACGATAAAGTTTGGGTTATCGGTGTAGATAGCGATCAACAAGCTGAAGGTGTTTACAAAAACAAAGATGGTGAAGAAGATAACTTCACATTAACATCAACACTTAAAGGTGTAGGTGCAGCTGTACAAGATATTTCTACTCGTGCATTAAATGATGAATTCCCAGGTGGAGAAAGTTTAGTTTACGGTCTTAAAGACGGTGGGGTAGACTTAACAGATGGTTTCTTATCAGACGAAGCGAAAGCAGCAGTTAAAGAAGCTAAACAAAACGTTATTGATGGTAAAGTTGAAGTTCCAGAAACACCAGCTAAATAA